A stretch of the Helicoverpa zea isolate HzStark_Cry1AcR chromosome 29, ilHelZeax1.1, whole genome shotgun sequence genome encodes the following:
- the LOC124644086 gene encoding uncharacterized protein LOC124644086 isoform X2 — MAVSDVIAQDGAHSNVKLHPYLVTLVRWCVSCVWGTATVLLHRLLTAPAPPIAPSKPATRSRAAGSEHLHPEPRVHCEVLHAPSRHQLDVVFVHGLYGSLGNTWRQGEWRTKYKLDPPTVTLRSHSPEPCACTRPLPAPGHAYTSELNGSVIDQLSGCFTKILPNENSLITEKFYNNTLISNDNYQTQAKFVSELFRNDCENTRDDDLKCTDDECVSECKCVSVRKGAKCEPGCGCVCDECYSHCWPRDWIKEDFPGARVISINYTSDPYLWRPLWIKGNKRLSLQERAAQMTSQLLALGVGRRPVVWVGHSKGGLFIKQIYCDAYEAHLKMENSVAKQQVTNNNLEEQTNRQYNKNIVHNIDNITSRYSDDEEATRHKAQTNSTCNTLLNNFIQEQNNGCAANEDSISSSCRAGLWRSSAGFMFYSVPHRGSPLADIKTPITCRSVELQEIAKDCPLVLDLHSRWLRAVSGASDAGGAAARPLVRSIVETCRTLMSVLWLRIVSEDSADAGVGTLLGVGVDHREVCKPASRRCKLYAALADTIRAALHRCRCQQ; from the exons TCGCTGGTGCGTGTCATGCGTGTGGGGCACTGCTACGGTGCTACTGCACCGACTGCTCACCGCGCCTGCGCCGCCCATCGCAC CAAGCAAGCCAGCTACGAGGTCTCGAGCGGCCGGCAGCGAGCACCTCCACCCGGAGCCGCGCGTGCACTGCGAGGTGCTGCACGCGCCCTCACGCCATCAGCTCGACGTCGTGTTCGTGCACGGACTCTACG GTTCACTCGGCAACACATGGCGTCAAGGCGAGTGGCGTACGAAGTACAAGCTGGACCCGCCCACCGTCACCCTCCGCAGTCACAGCCCAGAGCCCTGCGCGTGTACCCGCCCCCTCCCCGCCCCCGGCCACGCCTACACCTCCGAGCTGAACGGCTCCGTCATCGACCAGCTCAGCGGCTGCTTCACCAAGATCCTGCCCAACGAGAACTCACTCATTACTGAGAAGTTCTATAACAACACTTTAATCAGCAATGACAACTATCAGACGCAAGCCAAGTTCGTTTCCGAACTCTTCAGGAATGACTGTGAAAACACCCGTGACGATGACCTCAAGTGTACTGACGACGAGTGTGTCAGTGAGTGCAAGTGTGTGAGTGTGAGGAAAGGTGCCAAGTGCGAGCCGGGCTGCGGTTGCGTGTGCGACGAGTGCTACTCGCACTGCTGGCCGAGGGACTGGATCAAGGAGGACTTCCCCGGGGCGAGGGTCATCTCTATTAATTATACGAGTGACCCGTACTTGTGGAGACCTTTGTGGATTAAGGGTAATAAAAG ACTCAGTCTACAAGAGCGCGCGGCGCAGATGACGTCGCAGCTGTTGGCGCTGGGGGTGGGGCGGCGCCCCGTCGTGTGGGTGGGGCACTCCAAGGGCGGACTCTTCATCAAGCAGATCTACTGTGACG CTTATGAAGCGCATCTGAAAATGGAGAACAGTGTTGCCAAGCAACAAGTGACTAATAATAACTTAGAAGAACAAACTAACAGACAGTATAATAAGAACATAGTTCATAATATAGATAATATTACCAGTAGATATAGTGACGATGAGGAAGCAACTAGACATAAGGCTCAAACCAACTCCACCTGCAACACACTACTCAACAACTTTATACAAGAACAGAACAACGGCTGTGCCGCTAACG AAGACAGTATTTCGTCCTCGTGCCGCGCGGGTCTGTGGCGCTCGAGCGCGGGTTTCATGTTCTACTCGGTGCCGCACCGCGGCTCGCCGCTCGCCGACATCAAGACGCCCATCACCTGCCGCAGCGTCGAGCTGCAGGAGATCGCTAAGG ACTGTCCCCTGGTGCTGGACCTACACTCGCGCTGGCTCCGCGCAGTGTCAGGCGCGAGCGatgcgggcggcgcggcggcgcggccacTCGTGCGGAGCATCGTGGAGACGTGTCGCACGCTCATGTCCGTGCTGTGGCTGAGGATCGTCAGCGAGGACTCCGCCG ACGCGGGCGTGGGCACTTTGCTGGGCGTGGGCGTGGATCACCGCGAGGTGTGCAAGCCCGCCTCGCGCCGCTGCAAGCTCTACGCCGCGCTCGCCGACACCATCCGCGCCGCGCTGCACCGCTGCCGCTGCCAGCAGTAG
- the LOC124644086 gene encoding uncharacterized protein LOC124644086 isoform X1 codes for MAVSDVIAQDGAHSNVKLHPYLVTLVRWCVSCVWGTATVLLHRLLTAPAPPIAPSKPATRSRAAGSEHLHPEPRVHCEVLHAPSRHQLDVVFVHGLYGSLGNTWRQGEWRTKYKLDPPTVTLRSHSPEPCACTRPLPAPGHAYTSELNGSVIDQLSGCFTKILPNENSLITEKFYNNTLISNDNYQTQAKFVSELFRNDCENTRDDDLKCTDDECVSECKCVSVRKGAKCEPGCGCVCDECYSHCWPRDWIKEDFPGARVISINYTSDPYLWRPLWIKGNKRLSLQERAAQMTSQLLALGVGRRPVVWVGHSKGGLFIKQIYCDAYEAHLKMENSVAKQQVTNNNLEEQTNRQYNKNIVHNIDNITSRYSDDEEATRHKAQTNSTCNTLLNNFIQEQNNGCAANGETTLRSIDEMNDVRNNNNSGNSSFNEDDEIDLDMNSNVEQGTYGCTQNGDVLDNKQARSNDKSDFIEVSDTSAQTESADGDVTTDKHEEMSSSNEEDSISSSCRAGLWRSSAGFMFYSVPHRGSPLADIKTPITCRSVELQEIAKDCPLVLDLHSRWLRAVSGASDAGGAAARPLVRSIVETCRTLMSVLWLRIVSEDSADAGVGTLLGVGVDHREVCKPASRRCKLYAALADTIRAALHRCRCQQ; via the exons TCGCTGGTGCGTGTCATGCGTGTGGGGCACTGCTACGGTGCTACTGCACCGACTGCTCACCGCGCCTGCGCCGCCCATCGCAC CAAGCAAGCCAGCTACGAGGTCTCGAGCGGCCGGCAGCGAGCACCTCCACCCGGAGCCGCGCGTGCACTGCGAGGTGCTGCACGCGCCCTCACGCCATCAGCTCGACGTCGTGTTCGTGCACGGACTCTACG GTTCACTCGGCAACACATGGCGTCAAGGCGAGTGGCGTACGAAGTACAAGCTGGACCCGCCCACCGTCACCCTCCGCAGTCACAGCCCAGAGCCCTGCGCGTGTACCCGCCCCCTCCCCGCCCCCGGCCACGCCTACACCTCCGAGCTGAACGGCTCCGTCATCGACCAGCTCAGCGGCTGCTTCACCAAGATCCTGCCCAACGAGAACTCACTCATTACTGAGAAGTTCTATAACAACACTTTAATCAGCAATGACAACTATCAGACGCAAGCCAAGTTCGTTTCCGAACTCTTCAGGAATGACTGTGAAAACACCCGTGACGATGACCTCAAGTGTACTGACGACGAGTGTGTCAGTGAGTGCAAGTGTGTGAGTGTGAGGAAAGGTGCCAAGTGCGAGCCGGGCTGCGGTTGCGTGTGCGACGAGTGCTACTCGCACTGCTGGCCGAGGGACTGGATCAAGGAGGACTTCCCCGGGGCGAGGGTCATCTCTATTAATTATACGAGTGACCCGTACTTGTGGAGACCTTTGTGGATTAAGGGTAATAAAAG ACTCAGTCTACAAGAGCGCGCGGCGCAGATGACGTCGCAGCTGTTGGCGCTGGGGGTGGGGCGGCGCCCCGTCGTGTGGGTGGGGCACTCCAAGGGCGGACTCTTCATCAAGCAGATCTACTGTGACG CTTATGAAGCGCATCTGAAAATGGAGAACAGTGTTGCCAAGCAACAAGTGACTAATAATAACTTAGAAGAACAAACTAACAGACAGTATAATAAGAACATAGTTCATAATATAGATAATATTACCAGTAGATATAGTGACGATGAGGAAGCAACTAGACATAAGGCTCAAACCAACTCCACCTGCAACACACTACTCAACAACTTTATACAAGAACAGAACAACGGCTGTGCCGCTAACGGTGAGACTACACTTAGAAGTATAGACGAAATGAACGACGTGAGAAACAACAATAACTCCGGTAACAGTAGTTTTAATGAAGATGATGAAATAGATTTAGATATGAATAGTAATGTGGAACAAGGAACGTATGGCTGTACACAAAATGGTGATGTTTTAGACAATAAGCAAGCTAGAAGTAATGATAAGTCAGACTTTATAGAAGTAAGTGATACAAGTGCTCAGACAGAGAGTGCAGACGGAGATGTGACGACAGACAAACATGAGGAAATGTCTTCAAGTAACGAAG AAGACAGTATTTCGTCCTCGTGCCGCGCGGGTCTGTGGCGCTCGAGCGCGGGTTTCATGTTCTACTCGGTGCCGCACCGCGGCTCGCCGCTCGCCGACATCAAGACGCCCATCACCTGCCGCAGCGTCGAGCTGCAGGAGATCGCTAAGG ACTGTCCCCTGGTGCTGGACCTACACTCGCGCTGGCTCCGCGCAGTGTCAGGCGCGAGCGatgcgggcggcgcggcggcgcggccacTCGTGCGGAGCATCGTGGAGACGTGTCGCACGCTCATGTCCGTGCTGTGGCTGAGGATCGTCAGCGAGGACTCCGCCG ACGCGGGCGTGGGCACTTTGCTGGGCGTGGGCGTGGATCACCGCGAGGTGTGCAAGCCCGCCTCGCGCCGCTGCAAGCTCTACGCCGCGCTCGCCGACACCATCCGCGCCGCGCTGCACCGCTGCCGCTGCCAGCAGTAG